In the genome of Actinomadura graeca, one region contains:
- a CDS encoding ABC transporter substrate-binding protein produces the protein MADNKKTRRSMAPRHARRTSVLCCAALVAALTAACGGSGGSAGTPARQNPDTLTIAVGAPPQSLNPALAGNGDPLVIPVELAYDPLIYLKPDGSLAPGLATEWGFVGSGNKVFDLTLRPGVKFSDGATLTAQSVADYFAYFAKAGGLGASRVQNFERVTVSGPLKLRIELKAANPELPYILTQGFAIGDVISPQGLKDPNRLGTSTAGAGQYVLDAGGSVTNQTYVFTPNPNYWNPKAINWKKIVVKVIPDSNAALGAMRTGQVDYMIGDTKGADAAKKAGFSVSTWPYLFGHIQLLDRAGTQVKPLGDVRVRQALNYAIDRKALAKALFGKYASPSDQILLPKADGYDPSLNGTYPYDPAKAKSLLAQAGYPNGFSLVMAAFNLQPGETDAAQAVASYWSKIGVKAKIDVPVAISAYTSGLTGKKYQAQMFEYGGLPMYLVADQLLSTGSLFNPFNNTHPEIARLMREGAAADDASRPAIYKRLQKVIVEQAWFVPFASIDKVTVARPGLEGVTASPRSLDPNPVFFTASRG, from the coding sequence GTGGCCGACAACAAGAAGACCCGCCGCTCGATGGCGCCGCGCCATGCCCGCCGGACGAGCGTCCTGTGCTGCGCCGCGCTGGTGGCCGCGCTGACGGCCGCCTGCGGCGGGAGCGGCGGCTCCGCGGGCACGCCCGCACGGCAGAACCCCGACACGCTGACCATCGCGGTCGGGGCCCCGCCGCAGAGCCTGAACCCCGCGCTGGCGGGCAACGGCGACCCCCTGGTCATCCCCGTGGAGCTCGCGTACGACCCGCTGATCTACCTCAAGCCCGACGGAAGCCTCGCCCCCGGGCTGGCGACCGAGTGGGGCTTCGTCGGATCCGGCAACAAGGTGTTCGACCTGACGCTCCGCCCGGGCGTGAAGTTCAGCGACGGGGCGACCCTGACCGCGCAGTCGGTGGCCGACTACTTCGCCTACTTCGCGAAGGCCGGCGGCCTCGGGGCGTCCCGTGTCCAGAACTTCGAGCGGGTCACCGTCTCCGGGCCGCTCAAACTGCGCATCGAGCTGAAGGCGGCGAACCCCGAGCTGCCCTACATCCTGACCCAGGGCTTCGCGATCGGTGACGTGATCAGCCCGCAGGGGCTCAAGGACCCCAACAGGCTCGGCACCTCGACCGCTGGCGCCGGCCAGTACGTGCTCGACGCCGGTGGGAGCGTCACCAATCAGACGTACGTGTTCACCCCGAACCCGAACTACTGGAACCCCAAGGCGATCAACTGGAAGAAGATCGTCGTCAAGGTCATCCCGGACTCCAACGCGGCCCTCGGCGCCATGCGCACCGGGCAGGTGGACTACATGATCGGCGACACCAAGGGCGCCGACGCCGCGAAGAAGGCCGGCTTCTCCGTGAGCACCTGGCCCTACCTGTTCGGCCACATCCAGCTCCTCGACCGCGCGGGGACGCAGGTCAAGCCGCTCGGGGACGTCCGGGTCCGCCAGGCCCTGAACTACGCGATCGACCGGAAGGCACTGGCCAAGGCGCTCTTCGGGAAGTACGCCTCCCCGAGCGACCAGATCCTCCTGCCCAAGGCGGACGGCTACGACCCGTCCCTGAACGGCACGTACCCCTACGACCCCGCCAAGGCGAAGAGCCTGCTGGCGCAGGCGGGCTACCCCAACGGGTTCTCGCTGGTCATGGCCGCCTTCAACCTCCAGCCGGGGGAGACCGACGCGGCGCAGGCCGTCGCCAGCTACTGGTCGAAGATCGGCGTCAAGGCCAAGATCGATGTCCCGGTCGCCATCAGCGCCTACACCAGCGGGCTGACCGGCAAGAAGTACCAGGCCCAGATGTTCGAGTACGGCGGCCTGCCGATGTACCTCGTCGCCGACCAGCTGCTCAGCACCGGAAGCCTGTTCAACCCGTTCAACAACACACATCCGGAGATCGCCAGGCTGATGCGCGAAGGCGCCGCCGCCGACGACGCGTCACGTCCCGCGATCTACAAGCGGCTGCAGAAGGTCATCGTCGAGCAGGCGTGGTTCGTCCCCTTCGCGAGCATCGACAAGGTCACGGTCGCGCGTCCCGGACTCGAAGGCGTCACGGCGTCACCGAGGTCGCTCGACCCGAACCCGGTGTTCTTCACCGCGTCCCGAGGCTGA
- a CDS encoding ROK family transcriptional regulator translates to MALNGGALAELRRSNLEKVVSALRQAGTMSQSELARVTGLSEATVSNLVRVLVEDDRVKLSKGRRNGRSVNLVELGAAAEELALAVTVARETMTAAAVDHEGAVLVERSLPRGADLPYDEERSLLVQLIDEVRRAEGVAARPIAGAGLALCVSIDPVSNTVPDGLGARQPAFAPSWYGADVTGDLGAEIGLPVRLINDCDAALLAEARWGAARGCRDVLYLHLSSGVGGAMLLGGLLYRGGLGGIGELGHSSTDTNGRLCVCGNRGCLETKVGGQALLGHVTALHGNDLTLARLARLARSGDPGCVRIVADAAQDIVNGLANVVAVLAPERFILGGELADAGPALLDPVADGMRRMASPRNWRGGVALAELGGQATARGAARFAFDGGDLCLQSLK, encoded by the coding sequence ATGGCGCTGAATGGCGGGGCACTCGCGGAGTTGCGGCGTTCGAACCTGGAGAAGGTCGTTTCCGCACTACGGCAGGCCGGGACGATGTCGCAGTCGGAGCTGGCGAGGGTGACGGGGCTGTCCGAGGCCACGGTGTCGAATCTCGTCCGTGTACTCGTCGAGGACGATCGGGTCAAACTCTCGAAGGGACGGCGGAACGGCCGGAGCGTCAACCTGGTCGAGCTGGGCGCCGCCGCCGAGGAGCTGGCACTGGCGGTCACGGTCGCGCGGGAGACGATGACGGCGGCGGCGGTCGACCACGAGGGCGCGGTCCTGGTGGAGCGGTCGCTCCCGCGGGGGGCGGACCTCCCCTACGACGAGGAGCGCTCGCTCCTCGTCCAGCTGATCGACGAGGTGCGCCGGGCCGAGGGGGTCGCGGCGCGGCCGATCGCCGGTGCGGGGCTGGCGCTGTGCGTCTCGATAGACCCCGTCTCCAACACCGTCCCGGACGGGCTCGGCGCCCGCCAGCCGGCGTTCGCCCCCTCGTGGTACGGCGCCGACGTCACGGGCGATCTCGGCGCCGAGATCGGCCTTCCGGTGCGGCTGATCAATGATTGCGACGCCGCGCTGCTGGCCGAGGCGCGGTGGGGCGCCGCGCGAGGGTGCCGGGACGTCCTCTACCTGCATCTGAGTTCCGGCGTCGGCGGCGCGATGCTCCTCGGCGGGCTCCTGTACCGGGGCGGGCTGGGCGGGATCGGGGAACTCGGGCATTCCTCCACCGACACCAACGGCCGGCTCTGCGTCTGCGGGAACCGCGGCTGCCTGGAGACGAAGGTCGGCGGGCAGGCGCTGCTGGGCCACGTCACCGCCCTCCACGGGAACGACCTCACCCTCGCCCGGCTCGCCCGGCTGGCCCGTTCCGGCGATCCCGGCTGCGTGCGGATCGTCGCGGACGCCGCGCAGGACATCGTCAACGGGCTGGCCAACGTCGTCGCGGTCCTCGCACCCGAGCGCTTCATCCTGGGCGGCGAGCTGGCGGACGCCGGGCCCGCGCTCCTGGATCCGGTCGCCGACGGGATGCGGAGGATGGCGAGCCCGCGCAACTGGCGCGGAGGCGTCGCGCTGGCCGAGCTCGGCGGGCAGGCCACGGCGCGTGGCGCCGCGCGGTTCGCGTTCGATGGTGGTGACCTTTGCCTTCAATCTTTGAAGTGA
- a CDS encoding B12-binding domain-containing radical SAM protein, which yields MDQQVASRLEADLFLLHAPSVYDFRERDDMLFAYLSDSDSVNVTSVYEIYPIGWFSIKQRLADHGFDTKIINVASLMLMHPGLDVKRLLGRLEAPIFGFDLHWMAHCHGSVELAAALKEVHPEAITIFGGISATYYAEQLIQYPSVDVVFQGYDTLEPVTELVSRVRRGDRDFRSIPNLLYKVDGEVQATGFTHKPKTDYNNVRNDWSYYRETPDAGPSGSKLIMTLPNTGCAHDCGWCGGSRFAYRNIMGVQKTLVQKDHDLVVEELRTMEEAAKRTSIYALQCYSENKTRMHQYLDAVKELGYKSVHFEQFNLTPPDILKKMGESTESHIMLSPESHDLKISAAAGRGNYTMKQMEEWIPQARDAGVKSVMIWFFIGMPYQDRQSVMDTIAYSERLIRKFGGWAALPLICPMVPFLDPGSQFFEEPERHGYRIYHRTLEEHRRAMVEPLWYRRLNYETRWLNRRQLQDVSYEAITRLVEIKGEYGVLPAGFCKAVLETIEETRELLGEMERALLLDKALPAGLRDDLRDYNRKILAYSTDQIMPVPRPFGGRWFDDATVPQQMIEELLTS from the coding sequence ATGGATCAGCAGGTAGCATCGCGGCTGGAGGCCGACCTCTTCCTGTTACACGCGCCCAGCGTCTACGACTTCCGCGAGCGCGACGACATGCTGTTCGCCTACCTGAGCGACAGTGACAGCGTCAACGTCACCTCGGTCTACGAGATCTACCCGATCGGCTGGTTCTCGATCAAGCAGCGGCTGGCCGACCACGGCTTCGACACCAAGATCATCAACGTCGCGTCGCTGATGCTCATGCATCCCGGGCTGGACGTCAAACGGCTGCTCGGCCGGCTGGAAGCGCCGATCTTCGGGTTCGACCTGCACTGGATGGCGCACTGCCACGGCTCCGTCGAGCTCGCCGCCGCCCTCAAGGAGGTGCACCCCGAGGCCATCACCATCTTCGGCGGGATCTCCGCGACCTACTATGCCGAGCAGCTCATCCAGTACCCGAGCGTCGACGTCGTCTTCCAGGGCTACGACACGCTCGAACCGGTCACGGAACTGGTCTCCCGGGTCCGGCGTGGCGACAGGGACTTCCGCTCCATCCCGAACCTTCTCTACAAGGTCGATGGCGAAGTGCAGGCCACCGGCTTCACCCACAAGCCGAAGACCGACTACAACAACGTCCGCAACGACTGGTCGTACTACCGGGAGACACCCGACGCGGGGCCGTCGGGCTCCAAGCTCATCATGACCCTGCCCAACACCGGATGCGCCCACGACTGCGGCTGGTGCGGCGGATCGCGGTTCGCCTACCGCAACATCATGGGCGTCCAGAAGACCCTCGTGCAGAAGGACCACGACCTCGTCGTCGAAGAGCTCCGCACCATGGAGGAGGCGGCGAAGCGCACCTCGATCTACGCCCTCCAATGCTATTCCGAGAACAAGACGCGGATGCATCAGTACCTGGACGCCGTGAAGGAGCTCGGCTACAAGAGCGTCCACTTCGAGCAGTTCAACCTGACGCCGCCCGACATCCTGAAGAAGATGGGCGAGTCGACCGAGTCCCACATCATGCTCTCCCCGGAGTCGCACGACCTGAAGATCAGTGCGGCGGCCGGCCGGGGGAACTACACGATGAAGCAGATGGAGGAGTGGATCCCCCAGGCCCGGGACGCCGGCGTGAAGAGCGTCATGATCTGGTTCTTCATCGGCATGCCGTACCAGGACCGGCAGTCGGTCATGGACACCATCGCCTACTCCGAGCGGCTGATACGCAAGTTCGGCGGGTGGGCCGCGCTCCCGCTCATCTGCCCGATGGTGCCCTTCCTCGACCCGGGCTCCCAGTTCTTCGAGGAACCGGAGAGGCACGGCTACCGGATCTACCACCGCACGCTGGAGGAACACCGCCGGGCCATGGTCGAGCCGCTGTGGTACCGGCGGCTGAACTACGAGACCCGCTGGCTGAACAGGCGCCAGCTCCAGGACGTCTCCTACGAGGCGATCACCCGCCTGGTGGAGATCAAGGGCGAGTACGGCGTGCTGCCCGCCGGGTTCTGCAAGGCCGTCCTGGAGACCATCGAGGAGACGCGCGAGCTGCTCGGGGAGATGGAGCGGGCCCTGCTGCTCGACAAGGCGCTGCCCGCTGGGCTCCGGGACGACCTCCGCGACTACAACCGGAAGATCCTCGCCTACTCGACCGACCAGATCATGCCCGTCCCCCGGCCGTTCGGCGGCCGCTGGTTCGACGACGCCACCGTCCCGCAGCAGATGATCGAGGAACTCCTGACGTCCTAG
- a CDS encoding AMP-binding protein codes for MRLPSAHIDTFCRDNLPPAGQWPELLFGLPELRYPERLNCAEALLDAAVARHGADRPCLLTGSETWTYGDLLRRANQIAGVLAEDLGLVPGNRVLLRGPNGPWLVAAWFAVLKAGGVAVTTMHLLRAGEIAALAARTEPDLVVCDHRYTADVEAALPGVPAVVYGGGSGDDLIGRSEARSPDFAAVATAADDVALLAPTSGTTGIPKITAHFHRDVLAINDTFGRHVLAARPDDVFTGTPPLGFTFGLGGLVVFPLSAGAAVVLMERATPDGLADLIVDHDVTTVFTAPTMYRALLATGKGRALTSLRTCVSAGEHLPATVWRDFHAETGLEIVDGIGCTELLHIFISAAPDRIRPGSTGRVVPGFEAAVLDEEGRPVPDGVAGRLAVKGPTGCRYLGDDRQRGYVAGGWNITGDTYVRDADGYFWYQARSDDMIVSAGYKIAGPEVEQALVRHPDVLEAGVVGAPDPLRQMIVKAYVVLRDGASPGPEKAAELQDFAKRTIAPYKYPRSIEFVDSLPRTLTGKVQRYLLRESAAGQA; via the coding sequence ATGCGGTTACCTTCGGCCCATATCGACACGTTCTGCCGAGACAACCTGCCGCCCGCCGGGCAGTGGCCCGAACTGCTCTTCGGCCTGCCGGAGCTGCGTTATCCGGAACGCCTGAACTGCGCGGAGGCCCTGCTGGACGCCGCCGTGGCGCGCCACGGGGCGGACCGTCCCTGCCTGCTGACCGGCTCGGAGACCTGGACGTACGGCGACCTGCTCCGGCGCGCCAACCAGATCGCGGGGGTGCTCGCCGAGGATCTCGGCCTGGTGCCGGGGAACCGGGTGCTGCTGCGCGGGCCGAACGGCCCCTGGCTGGTCGCGGCGTGGTTCGCCGTGCTGAAGGCCGGGGGCGTGGCGGTCACCACCATGCACCTGCTGCGCGCCGGTGAGATCGCGGCGCTGGCCGCGCGGACCGAGCCGGACCTCGTCGTGTGCGACCACCGCTACACCGCCGACGTGGAGGCGGCCCTTCCCGGGGTGCCCGCCGTGGTCTACGGCGGCGGTTCCGGCGACGACCTGATCGGCCGCAGCGAGGCCAGGAGCCCGGACTTCGCCGCGGTCGCCACCGCCGCGGACGACGTGGCCCTGCTCGCACCGACCTCGGGGACCACCGGCATCCCCAAGATCACGGCGCATTTCCACCGCGACGTCCTGGCGATCAACGACACGTTCGGCCGGCACGTCCTCGCCGCGCGGCCGGACGACGTCTTCACCGGCACGCCGCCGCTGGGGTTCACCTTCGGCCTCGGCGGGCTCGTCGTCTTCCCGCTGAGCGCGGGGGCGGCGGTGGTGCTGATGGAGCGCGCCACTCCCGACGGCCTGGCGGACCTCATCGTGGACCACGACGTGACCACGGTGTTCACCGCGCCGACGATGTACCGGGCGCTGCTGGCGACCGGGAAGGGCCGGGCCCTGACGAGCCTGCGCACGTGCGTGTCCGCGGGGGAACACCTCCCGGCGACGGTCTGGCGGGACTTCCACGCCGAGACGGGACTGGAGATCGTGGACGGCATCGGCTGCACGGAGCTGCTGCACATCTTCATCTCGGCCGCCCCGGACCGGATCCGGCCGGGGTCCACGGGACGGGTCGTCCCGGGTTTCGAGGCCGCCGTCCTGGACGAGGAGGGGCGCCCGGTGCCGGACGGGGTGGCCGGCCGCCTCGCCGTGAAGGGCCCGACCGGATGCCGGTACCTCGGCGACGACCGCCAGCGCGGCTACGTCGCCGGCGGCTGGAACATCACCGGGGACACCTATGTGCGCGACGCCGACGGCTATTTCTGGTATCAGGCCCGGAGCGACGACATGATCGTCTCCGCGGGCTACAAGATAGCCGGGCCGGAGGTCGAGCAGGCCCTCGTCAGGCATCCGGACGTGCTGGAGGCCGGCGTGGTGGGGGCGCCCGATCCGCTGCGGCAGATGATCGTGAAGGCGTACGTCGTGCTGCGGGACGGCGCGTCCCCCGGTCCCGAGAAGGCGGCCGAGCTCCAGGACTTCGCCAAGCGGACGATCGCGCCGTACAAATATCCCCGCTCGATCGAGTTCGTCGATTCCCTTCCCCGGACGCTGACCGGGAAGGTGCAGCGTTATCTGCTGCGCGAATCCGCGGCCGGGCAGGCGTAG
- a CDS encoding acyl-CoA thioesterase, which produces MAEHAYAEDRPVVWADTDAGGRVHWSAVFRWAEAAEHAFLRTLGWDPGEAGTYPRRSAEAAYHRPQRFGQRCELRLDVERVKNCSVTFGWTVVCEGRTCAAGRHTVVHVNEDDRPAPWPDHLRTALVSAAAARRAEGGYACPAADSRSR; this is translated from the coding sequence TTGGCTGAGCACGCGTACGCCGAGGACAGGCCGGTCGTCTGGGCGGACACCGACGCGGGCGGGCGCGTCCACTGGTCGGCCGTGTTCCGCTGGGCTGAGGCCGCCGAGCACGCCTTCCTCCGGACGCTCGGCTGGGACCCCGGCGAGGCGGGCACCTATCCCCGGCGCTCGGCGGAGGCCGCCTATCACCGGCCGCAGCGCTTCGGGCAGCGATGCGAACTGCGCCTCGACGTGGAACGCGTGAAGAACTGCAGCGTCACCTTCGGCTGGACGGTCGTCTGCGAAGGGCGGACATGCGCCGCCGGAAGGCACACCGTGGTCCACGTGAACGAAGACGACCGCCCGGCGCCGTGGCCGGACCACCTCCGCACCGCCCTGGTCAGTGCCGCCGCGGCGCGGAGGGCCGAAGGCGGCTACGCCTGCCCGGCCGCGGATTCGCGCAGCAGATAA
- a CDS encoding anthranilate synthase component I, protein MDITLDITRTVASFDPAALERIAGMVDSRRGGVLSSGMEYLGRYSRWAIAYVDPPIEITATGRRLTARALNERGRLILPVVLAAMRRAGRRAGGHAVVIPEPGRPAPEEERTRRPTVFSALREIVKEFGTDDPHLGLYGAFGYDLAFQFEPVRQRLDRAEAQRDLVLHLPDEIWVVDRKRETAHRYSYEFEVDGASTAGLGRDTGPALMSDAPPPHPRSGEPRPGTYAKVVELARERFARGDLFEVVPSHVFHGRCDAPSAFYQLLRRRNPAPYEFLFNLGEGEYLVGASPEMYVRVTGDRVETCPIAGTIQRGEGPLEDAANIAALLGSAKEESELTMCTDVDRNDKARVCVPGSVRVIGRRQIEMYSRLIHTVDHVEGRLRPEFDALDAFLTHMWAVTVTGAPKARATQFIEDHEDTPRRWYGGAVGRIGFDGSLNTGLTLRTTHITGGVAAVRAGATLLYDSVPEAEERETHIKARALLETMAEAASQDRAGLLWGDDPPHPPGRAGAGQAYGRAAGRGRSGVPPGHAAARVLLVDHRDSFVHMLGDYLRQEGADVATLRFGFPPALLDEYAPDLVVLSPGPGRPSDFGCAALLDEVYRRRLPVFGVCLGLQAMVEHAGGTLSVLPRPVHGKPGPVRVSGGALLGGLGPEFTAGRYHSLYAPPGEVRGGFTVTAAAPDGAVMAIEDPAAGRWAVQFHPESILTASGRAGHRVIANVLALCRERPRAAASGAEAIVG, encoded by the coding sequence ATGGACATCACGCTGGACATCACGCGCACGGTGGCGTCGTTCGATCCGGCCGCGCTGGAGCGGATCGCCGGGATGGTCGACTCCCGGCGGGGCGGTGTGCTCAGCTCCGGCATGGAGTACCTGGGGCGGTACAGCCGCTGGGCCATCGCCTACGTCGACCCGCCCATCGAGATCACCGCGACCGGGCGGCGGCTCACCGCCCGCGCCCTGAACGAGCGCGGCCGCCTGATCCTCCCCGTGGTCCTCGCGGCGATGCGGCGGGCCGGACGGCGGGCCGGCGGGCACGCCGTCGTCATACCGGAACCCGGCCGGCCCGCCCCCGAGGAGGAGCGCACCCGGCGCCCGACGGTGTTCAGCGCCCTGCGGGAGATCGTCAAGGAGTTCGGGACCGACGACCCGCACCTCGGCCTCTACGGGGCGTTCGGCTACGACCTGGCGTTCCAGTTCGAGCCGGTGCGGCAGCGGCTCGACCGGGCGGAGGCGCAACGCGACCTGGTGCTCCACCTGCCCGACGAGATCTGGGTGGTGGACCGCAAACGGGAGACGGCGCACCGGTACTCCTACGAGTTCGAGGTGGACGGCGCCTCCACGGCCGGCCTGGGACGGGACACCGGCCCGGCGCTCATGTCGGACGCGCCGCCGCCGCACCCGCGAAGCGGGGAACCGCGGCCCGGGACGTACGCCAAGGTCGTCGAGCTGGCACGGGAGCGGTTCGCGCGGGGGGACCTGTTCGAGGTGGTGCCCAGCCACGTGTTCCACGGCAGGTGCGACGCGCCGTCCGCCTTCTACCAGTTGCTGCGCCGGCGCAACCCCGCCCCCTACGAGTTCCTGTTCAACCTGGGGGAGGGGGAGTACCTCGTCGGCGCCTCACCGGAGATGTACGTGCGGGTGACCGGCGACCGGGTGGAGACCTGCCCGATCGCGGGCACGATCCAGCGCGGCGAGGGCCCGCTGGAGGACGCGGCGAACATCGCGGCGCTGCTCGGGTCGGCGAAGGAGGAGTCCGAGCTGACCATGTGCACCGACGTGGACCGCAACGACAAGGCGCGGGTGTGCGTCCCGGGCTCGGTGCGGGTGATCGGGCGGCGGCAGATCGAGATGTACAGCCGTCTCATCCACACCGTGGACCACGTCGAGGGGCGGCTGCGGCCGGAGTTCGACGCCCTGGACGCGTTCCTCACCCACATGTGGGCGGTCACCGTGACGGGCGCGCCCAAGGCGCGGGCGACGCAGTTCATCGAGGACCACGAGGACACGCCGCGGCGCTGGTACGGCGGCGCGGTCGGCAGGATCGGGTTCGACGGGTCCCTGAACACGGGCCTGACGCTGCGGACCACCCACATCACCGGCGGCGTCGCCGCGGTCCGGGCCGGCGCGACGCTGCTGTACGACTCGGTGCCGGAGGCCGAGGAGCGGGAGACCCACATCAAGGCCCGCGCCCTGCTGGAGACCATGGCGGAGGCGGCCTCGCAGGACCGGGCCGGTCTCTTGTGGGGGGACGACCCCCCACATCCCCCGGGACGGGCCGGCGCCGGGCAGGCTTACGGACGCGCCGCCGGCCGGGGGAGATCGGGCGTCCCGCCGGGCCACGCGGCGGCGCGCGTGCTGCTGGTCGACCACCGGGACTCGTTCGTCCACATGCTGGGCGACTACCTCCGGCAGGAGGGGGCCGACGTCGCCACGCTCCGGTTCGGGTTCCCGCCCGCGCTGCTGGACGAGTACGCGCCCGACCTGGTGGTGCTGTCGCCGGGTCCGGGCCGTCCGTCGGACTTCGGCTGCGCCGCGCTGCTCGACGAGGTGTACCGGCGGCGGCTGCCGGTGTTCGGGGTGTGCCTGGGGCTCCAGGCGATGGTGGAGCACGCGGGCGGGACGCTGTCGGTCCTGCCCCGGCCGGTGCACGGCAAGCCGGGGCCGGTGCGGGTGTCCGGCGGCGCGCTGCTCGGCGGGCTCGGCCCGGAGTTCACCGCCGGGCGCTACCACTCCCTGTACGCGCCGCCGGGCGAGGTGCGCGGCGGGTTCACCGTGACGGCGGCTGCCCCGGACGGCGCGGTGATGGCGATCGAGGATCCGGCGGCGGGCCGGTGGGCGGTGCAGTTCCACCCGGAGTCGATCCTCACCGCGTCCGGCCGGGCCGGGCACCGGGTCATCGCGAACGTGCTCGCCCTCTGCCGGGAGCGGCCGCGCGCGGCCGCGTCCGGCGCGGAGGCGATCGTTGGCTGA
- the fabG gene encoding 3-oxoacyl-ACP reductase FabG has protein sequence MTGADRPVAVVTGGSRGIGRAAVLRLAADGFDVAFCYLSGEEEAGETAAAARRAGARVLARRTDVSVPGQAGKLVCEAEDELGPLAAVVANAGIVRDRPLARMADDEWDAVIRTNLDGTYHLCRAAARPLMRHDAGSIVTISSVAGVHGNTGQANYAASKAGIIGFTKSIAQELGRFGVRANCVAPGMITTDMTAGLGDARRKEQLKRIALRRPGTPDEVADLVSFLVSCRSAYITGQVLGIDGGLSL, from the coding sequence ATGACGGGCGCGGACCGGCCCGTCGCGGTCGTCACCGGCGGGTCGCGGGGCATCGGGCGGGCCGCCGTGCTCCGCCTGGCCGCCGACGGATTCGACGTCGCGTTCTGCTACCTGTCCGGCGAGGAGGAGGCCGGTGAGACCGCGGCCGCCGCGCGCCGCGCGGGCGCCCGGGTGCTCGCCCGGAGGACCGACGTCTCCGTCCCGGGCCAGGCCGGAAAGCTCGTCTGCGAGGCCGAGGACGAGCTCGGGCCCCTGGCGGCGGTCGTCGCCAACGCCGGGATCGTCCGCGACCGGCCGCTGGCCCGGATGGCCGACGACGAGTGGGACGCGGTGATCCGCACGAACCTGGACGGCACCTACCACCTCTGCCGCGCCGCGGCGCGGCCGCTCATGCGGCACGACGCCGGGAGCATCGTCACCATCTCCTCGGTGGCGGGCGTCCACGGCAACACCGGGCAGGCGAACTACGCCGCGTCCAAGGCCGGGATCATCGGGTTCACCAAGTCGATCGCGCAGGAGCTCGGGCGGTTCGGTGTCCGGGCCAACTGCGTCGCGCCCGGGATGATCACGACGGACATGACCGCCGGGCTCGGCGACGCCCGGCGGAAGGAACAGCTCAAGAGGATCGCGCTGCGCCGCCCCGGCACGCCGGACGAGGTCGCCGACCTCGTGTCCTTCCTCGTCTCCTGCCGTTCCGCCTACATCACGGGCCAGGTCCTGGGGATCGACGGAGGTCTGTCCCTCTGA
- a CDS encoding acyl carrier protein produces the protein MPADQTAVDIEDLRALVAEEVELPVEEVTDDADLAEDLDVDSLAAMEIAVQLEKRYRIKISEEEITSLTTLPAIHRLVSAKVGTA, from the coding sequence ATGCCAGCCGACCAGACGGCCGTCGACATCGAGGACCTGCGCGCGCTCGTCGCCGAGGAGGTCGAGCTCCCGGTCGAGGAGGTGACCGACGACGCCGACCTGGCGGAGGACCTCGACGTGGACTCGCTCGCGGCGATGGAGATCGCCGTCCAGCTGGAGAAGAGGTACCGGATCAAGATCAGCGAGGAGGAGATCACGTCGCTGACCACGCTGCCGGCCATCCACCGGCTCGTCTCCGCCAAGGTCGGGACGGCCTGA
- a CDS encoding SDR family oxidoreductase → MFVSLEGAWALIFGVSSGIGKETARALADAGCNIIGVHFDLAEGQQQAEQYAKTLGETGVEAHFFNRNVAAKQSREELIPVIGDLTSGTGPRVVLHSVAYGTLTSLLPAPGGGPGVTAKQLTMTVEVMGHSLAYWTQDLLKALLLPRGAKVFAMTSVGGTRVLPGYAPVSAAKAVLEAHVRQLAVELAPWGVAVNAIRAGTTITPALRKIPGSEKVIAHCREVNPGGRLTLAEDVADAIVTLSSTDSSWLTGNVIGVDGGEALVV, encoded by the coding sequence ATGTTCGTTTCCCTTGAGGGCGCCTGGGCGCTGATATTCGGCGTCTCCAGCGGAATCGGCAAGGAGACCGCGCGGGCGCTGGCCGACGCGGGGTGCAACATCATCGGCGTGCACTTCGACCTCGCCGAAGGGCAGCAGCAGGCGGAACAGTACGCCAAGACCCTGGGCGAGACCGGGGTCGAGGCGCATTTCTTCAACCGCAATGTCGCGGCGAAACAGTCGCGGGAGGAACTCATCCCCGTCATCGGCGATCTCACGTCCGGCACCGGGCCCCGGGTCGTCCTGCACTCGGTCGCCTACGGGACGCTGACGTCCCTGCTCCCGGCGCCCGGCGGGGGTCCCGGGGTGACGGCGAAGCAGCTGACGATGACGGTCGAGGTCATGGGCCACAGCCTCGCGTACTGGACCCAGGACCTGCTGAAGGCATTGCTGCTGCCACGGGGCGCGAAGGTCTTCGCCATGACCAGCGTCGGCGGGACCCGGGTGCTGCCGGGCTACGCGCCCGTGTCGGCGGCGAAGGCGGTGCTGGAGGCCCATGTCCGCCAGCTGGCGGTGGAGCTCGCGCCGTGGGGCGTGGCGGTGAACGCGATCCGGGCCGGGACGACGATCACCCCCGCGCTGCGGAAGATCCCGGGCAGCGAGAAGGTGATCGCCCACTGCCGGGAGGTCAATCCGGGCGGCCGACTGACGCTCGCCGAGGACGTGGCCGACGCGATCGTCACCCTGTCGTCCACCGACTCGTCCTGGCTGACCGGCAACGTCATCGGGGTCGACGGCGGAGAGGCGCTCGTCGTCTGA